One region of Anaeromyxobacter paludicola genomic DNA includes:
- a CDS encoding peptidylprolyl isomerase — protein MAEETYATFTTSMGDIVVKLLPEKAPKTVENFVGLAEGTKEWKDPSSGQTVKRPLYDGTVFHRVIPEFMIQGGDPMGTGFGGPGFRFADEIDASNRFDKPGLLAMANAGPNTNGSQFFITEVPTPHLNRGHTIFGEVVKGFDLVPRIAQAGNAKVKLEKVTITRGKAP, from the coding sequence ATGGCCGAGGAAACGTACGCGACGTTCACCACCTCGATGGGCGACATCGTCGTGAAGCTCCTTCCCGAGAAGGCGCCCAAGACCGTGGAGAACTTCGTCGGCCTCGCGGAGGGCACGAAGGAGTGGAAGGATCCGTCGAGCGGCCAGACGGTGAAGCGGCCGCTCTACGACGGGACCGTGTTCCACCGCGTGATCCCCGAGTTCATGATCCAGGGGGGCGATCCGATGGGCACCGGCTTCGGCGGCCCCGGCTTCCGCTTCGCCGACGAGATCGACGCCTCGAACCGCTTCGACAAGCCGGGCCTCCTCGCGATGGCGAACGCCGGGCCGAACACCAACGGCTCGCAGTTCTTCATCACCGAGGTCCCGACGCCGCACCTCAACCGCGGCCACACCATCTTCGGCGAGGTGGTGAAGGGCTTCGACCTCGTCCCCCGCATCGCCCAGGCGGGCAACGCCAAGGTGAAGCTGGAGAAGGTCACCATCACCCGCGGCAAGGCTCCCTGA
- the era gene encoding GTPase Era, translating to MGKKNPPKTSKSPKPAKAPRAAKKLRAGFVAIVGRPNVGKSTLLNRVLGEKVAIVSPRPQTTRTRILGVHTAPGLQVAFFDTPGLHRAKGTLNARMVETALTTLSEVDTVLVLVESGTGPNGRVEVGEATSWVIDQAKRSRKPLVLGVSKADRGPKELLLPVIAAYQGLAPWADVVPFSSFSGENVDALLEALARTLPESDALLFPEDMLTDQAERQLAAEYVREQVMLQTRQELPYAVAVEVEEFDESERGEGRSGLVRISALLFVERDSQKAILIGKKGDMLKSIGTRAREGLERLLGCKVFLKLTVKVEERWSERAASLQKLGL from the coding sequence GTGGGCAAGAAGAACCCTCCGAAGACCTCGAAGTCCCCGAAGCCGGCCAAGGCTCCCAGGGCCGCGAAGAAGCTCCGCGCCGGCTTCGTCGCCATCGTCGGCCGGCCCAACGTCGGCAAGTCCACCCTCCTCAACCGCGTGCTCGGGGAGAAGGTGGCGATCGTGTCGCCGCGCCCGCAGACCACGCGGACGCGCATCCTCGGCGTCCACACCGCGCCCGGGCTCCAGGTCGCCTTCTTCGACACGCCCGGGCTGCACCGGGCCAAGGGCACGCTCAACGCCCGGATGGTCGAGACGGCGCTCACCACGCTCTCGGAGGTGGACACCGTGCTCGTGCTGGTCGAGTCGGGCACGGGGCCGAACGGGCGCGTCGAGGTCGGGGAGGCCACCTCCTGGGTGATCGACCAGGCGAAGCGGAGCCGGAAGCCGCTCGTGCTGGGCGTCAGCAAGGCGGACCGCGGGCCGAAGGAGCTCCTGCTCCCGGTCATCGCCGCGTACCAGGGGCTCGCGCCGTGGGCCGACGTGGTCCCGTTCTCGTCCTTCAGCGGCGAGAACGTGGACGCGCTGCTCGAGGCGCTGGCGCGGACGCTGCCGGAGTCGGACGCGCTCCTCTTCCCGGAGGACATGCTCACCGACCAGGCGGAGCGGCAGCTCGCGGCGGAGTACGTGCGCGAGCAGGTGATGCTCCAGACGCGCCAGGAGCTCCCCTACGCCGTGGCCGTCGAGGTCGAGGAGTTCGACGAGTCGGAGCGGGGGGAGGGGAGGAGCGGGCTGGTGCGCATCTCGGCGCTGCTCTTCGTCGAGCGCGACAGCCAGAAGGCGATCCTGATCGGCAAGAAGGGCGACATGCTGAAGTCGATCGGGACCCGGGCGCGCGAGGGGCTGGAGCGGCTGCTCGGCTGCAAGGTGTTCCTGAAGCTCACCGTGAAGGTGGAGGAGCGCTGGAGCGAGCGCGCCGCCTCGCTCCAGAAGCTGGGCCTGTAG
- the der gene encoding ribosome biogenesis GTPase Der: MTEILAAARPLIALVGRPNVGKSTLFNRIAGRRMAIVEDEPGVTRDRNYADCEWDHRAISVVDTGGFEPGAPAEHAPDRLMRQVREQAQLAVDEAAAVVLVVDGRAGLTEVDRSVAGLLRRAGKRLFVAVNKMDSGGTEAEAPLSDFYELGFGEVFPVSAEHDRGVGELLDAIVAELQVPRTPAPEELTPLDEREEGEEGEEGGRAPDPDAPIRLAIIGRPNVGKSTFVNALLGEQRFVVSAVAGTTRDSIDSEITYKDRKFVVTDTAGIRRKRSIAQKVELYSVVRAMRSIDEAEVVACLLDASEAGVEQDARLLGLVAEKSKVLICVVNKWDLAEAEEATQAWYRKELAKRLPFISFAPMIFTSAKTGKNVAKVLDTAARLVQQSRARFPTPALNDLLENVQRAHPAPLARGKPVKLYYMAQVGYAPPTFAIQCNRPEAISGDYKRFLENRMREAFGLEVPIRFLFKERRRARRRGKPSA, translated from the coding sequence ATGACCGAGATCCTCGCGGCCGCGCGCCCGCTGATCGCCCTCGTGGGCCGCCCCAACGTGGGCAAGTCCACGCTCTTCAACCGGATCGCCGGCCGCCGGATGGCCATCGTCGAGGACGAGCCGGGCGTCACCCGCGACCGCAACTACGCCGACTGCGAGTGGGACCACCGGGCCATCTCGGTGGTGGACACCGGCGGCTTCGAGCCGGGCGCGCCCGCGGAGCACGCGCCGGACCGGCTCATGCGCCAGGTGCGCGAGCAGGCGCAGCTCGCCGTGGACGAGGCCGCCGCGGTGGTGCTGGTCGTGGACGGGCGCGCCGGGCTCACCGAGGTGGACCGGTCGGTGGCGGGCCTGCTGCGGCGGGCCGGCAAGCGGCTCTTCGTGGCGGTCAACAAGATGGACAGCGGCGGCACCGAGGCGGAGGCGCCGCTCTCCGACTTCTACGAGCTCGGGTTCGGGGAGGTCTTCCCGGTCTCCGCCGAGCACGACCGCGGCGTGGGCGAGCTGCTCGACGCCATCGTGGCCGAGCTGCAGGTCCCGCGCACGCCGGCGCCGGAGGAGCTCACGCCCCTCGACGAGCGCGAGGAGGGAGAGGAGGGCGAGGAGGGCGGTCGCGCCCCGGATCCCGACGCGCCCATCCGGCTCGCCATCATCGGCCGCCCGAACGTCGGCAAGAGCACCTTCGTGAACGCGCTGCTCGGCGAGCAGCGGTTCGTGGTCTCCGCCGTGGCCGGCACCACCCGCGACTCCATCGACAGCGAGATCACCTACAAGGATCGGAAGTTCGTGGTCACCGACACCGCCGGCATCCGGCGCAAGCGGTCGATCGCGCAGAAGGTGGAGCTGTACTCGGTGGTCCGCGCCATGCGCTCCATCGACGAGGCGGAGGTGGTCGCCTGCCTGCTCGACGCCAGCGAGGCGGGCGTGGAGCAGGACGCCCGCCTGCTCGGCCTGGTGGCCGAGAAGAGCAAGGTGCTCATCTGCGTCGTCAACAAGTGGGACCTCGCGGAGGCCGAGGAGGCGACGCAGGCCTGGTACCGCAAGGAGCTCGCGAAGCGGCTGCCGTTCATCTCCTTCGCGCCGATGATCTTCACCTCCGCGAAGACCGGGAAGAACGTGGCCAAGGTGCTCGACACCGCGGCGCGCCTGGTGCAGCAGTCGCGGGCGCGGTTCCCGACGCCCGCCCTGAACGACCTCCTCGAGAACGTGCAGCGGGCCCACCCGGCGCCGCTGGCGCGCGGCAAGCCGGTCAAGCTGTACTACATGGCCCAGGTCGGCTACGCCCCGCCGACCTTCGCCATCCAGTGCAACCGTCCCGAGGCGATCTCGGGGGATTACAAGCGCTTCCTCGAGAACCGGATGCGCGAGGCGTTCGGCCTCGAGGTGCCCATCCGCTTCCTCTTCAAGGAGCGGCGCCGGGCGCGCCGCCGCGGGAAGCCTTCCGCTTGA
- a CDS encoding tetratricopeptide repeat protein, with product MSKTEVITRKEMKGPDKFQVAAGEAAGWARSHEKQIVAGVVGALVVVGVILGIGQYLHGRELKAGALLYRALDAADGEISTVPLPGVQKPLFKSESERQQAVLAAAEDVRKQYPSSDAARTAALLAADAQLRLGKPDESIATYRAWLDAAGKGDALRFAALEGLAAAHEAKNDLDAAAKDYEQLGREVTFYKDRAALERARVLAKAGKADEAKKILATFADDFKESPLKTEAQERLARLGGK from the coding sequence ATGTCCAAGACCGAGGTCATCACCCGCAAGGAGATGAAGGGGCCGGACAAGTTCCAGGTCGCGGCCGGCGAGGCGGCGGGCTGGGCCAGGTCCCACGAGAAGCAGATCGTGGCGGGCGTCGTGGGCGCCCTCGTGGTCGTGGGCGTCATCCTCGGCATCGGGCAGTACCTCCACGGGCGCGAGCTCAAGGCCGGCGCGCTGCTCTACCGCGCGCTCGACGCCGCCGACGGCGAGATCTCGACCGTCCCGCTCCCGGGCGTGCAGAAGCCGCTCTTCAAGAGCGAGTCCGAGAGGCAGCAGGCGGTGCTCGCCGCGGCCGAGGACGTCCGCAAGCAGTACCCGTCGAGCGACGCCGCCCGCACCGCGGCGCTGCTCGCGGCCGACGCGCAGCTCCGGCTCGGGAAGCCGGACGAGTCGATCGCCACCTACCGGGCCTGGCTCGACGCGGCCGGCAAGGGCGACGCGCTGCGCTTCGCCGCGCTCGAGGGGCTCGCCGCCGCGCACGAGGCCAAGAACGACCTCGACGCCGCCGCCAAGGACTACGAGCAGCTCGGCCGCGAGGTGACGTTCTACAAGGATCGCGCCGCGCTCGAGCGGGCCCGCGTGCTCGCCAAGGCCGGCAAGGCCGACGAGGCGAAGAAGATCCTCGCCACCTTCGCCGACGACTTCAAGGAGTCGCCGCTCAAGACCGAGGCGCAGGAGCGGCTCGCCAGGCTGGGCGGCAAGTAG
- a CDS encoding outer membrane protein assembly factor BamB family protein, with product MNAASVALALALSQAPGAGARLAPAPIQLWQVAWTRPLVPPGLLEYKPREPGGPAIDPQRGNVVVGARDGILRALSDKGKVLWELKTGGPFDAAPRVEGDTVYAPCDDGKLYAVEAGTGKVRWSYDAQEPLGSTPVLAKGLVYVTSQQDTLFALDAATGAFKWHHRREGKEGFTIHGASGAAVAGGVAYAGYSDGFVAALDAATGAVKWERRVAPAGDFLDVDSTPQVDEGRVYVTAFSGAVYGLEAETGNAAWETKLPGPTRLSLLQGRLVAVTTTRVVALSPRDGKVYWNAPLDGMVGGDPVMAAGAVVVPAGTGLRWLDPATGRLVKIFDPGTGVTASPAVRAGRAYVISNAGELVALDLR from the coding sequence ATGAACGCCGCCAGCGTCGCGCTCGCCCTGGCCCTCTCGCAGGCGCCGGGCGCGGGCGCCCGGCTCGCGCCGGCCCCCATCCAGCTCTGGCAGGTCGCCTGGACCCGCCCGCTCGTCCCCCCCGGACTGCTCGAGTACAAGCCCCGTGAGCCGGGTGGCCCGGCCATCGACCCGCAGCGCGGGAACGTGGTCGTGGGCGCCCGCGACGGCATCCTGCGCGCGCTCTCCGACAAGGGGAAGGTGCTCTGGGAGCTCAAGACCGGCGGGCCGTTCGACGCGGCGCCGCGGGTCGAGGGCGACACCGTCTACGCCCCGTGCGACGACGGGAAGCTCTACGCCGTCGAGGCGGGCACCGGGAAGGTGCGCTGGAGCTACGACGCACAGGAGCCGCTCGGGAGCACGCCGGTCCTCGCGAAGGGGCTGGTCTACGTGACCAGCCAGCAGGACACCCTGTTCGCGCTCGACGCCGCGACCGGCGCCTTCAAGTGGCACCACCGCCGCGAGGGCAAGGAGGGCTTCACCATCCACGGCGCCAGCGGCGCGGCGGTGGCGGGCGGCGTGGCCTACGCCGGCTACTCGGACGGCTTCGTGGCGGCGCTCGACGCGGCCACCGGCGCGGTCAAGTGGGAGCGGCGCGTCGCCCCGGCGGGCGACTTCCTCGACGTGGACTCGACCCCGCAGGTGGACGAGGGCCGGGTGTACGTGACCGCCTTCTCCGGCGCGGTGTACGGCCTCGAGGCCGAGACCGGGAACGCCGCCTGGGAGACGAAGCTCCCCGGGCCGACGCGGCTCTCCCTGCTGCAGGGCCGGCTCGTCGCCGTCACCACCACCCGCGTGGTCGCGCTCTCGCCGCGGGACGGCAAGGTCTACTGGAACGCGCCGCTCGACGGCATGGTCGGCGGCGACCCGGTGATGGCGGCCGGGGCGGTGGTGGTCCCGGCCGGCACCGGTCTGCGCTGGCTCGATCCGGCGACCGGGCGGCTCGTGAAGATCTTCGATCCGGGCACGGGCGTCACCGCCAGCCCGGCGGTCCGGGCCGGCCGGGCCTACGTGATCTCGAACGCCGGGGAGCTGGTCGCGCTGGACCTGAGATGA
- a CDS encoding (deoxy)nucleoside triphosphate pyrophosphohydrolase has translation MRSVRVVAAVIRRGGRVLVTRRFPGGPRGGQWEFPGGKVEPGEPEPDALRREISEELACEVAVGELLCRARHRYPDLEVELAFYDCALAAGAEPRCLGADALEWSGPDALPTYDFCEADLPALPVIAARLRAT, from the coding sequence ATGAGGTCGGTGCGGGTGGTCGCGGCGGTGATCCGGCGCGGGGGCAGGGTGCTCGTCACCCGCCGCTTCCCGGGCGGGCCGCGCGGCGGCCAGTGGGAGTTCCCCGGCGGCAAGGTGGAGCCGGGGGAGCCCGAGCCCGACGCCCTGCGCCGGGAGATCTCCGAGGAGCTCGCCTGCGAGGTCGCGGTGGGGGAGCTGCTCTGCCGGGCGCGCCACCGCTACCCCGATCTCGAGGTCGAGCTCGCCTTCTACGACTGCGCGCTCGCAGCCGGCGCCGAGCCGCGCTGCCTCGGCGCCGACGCCCTCGAGTGGAGCGGCCCGGACGCGCTCCCGACCTACGACTTCTGCGAGGCGGACCTGCCGGCGCTCCCGGTCATCGCGGCGCGCCTGCGCGCGACGTAG